The Agrococcus carbonis genome has a window encoding:
- a CDS encoding glycosyltransferase family 4 protein, whose product MRVLFDCRYVRHERHDGISRFSAELVAELARDHDVTMLVSDRRQLAMLPPLPHVLGPSPTGPLEPLTAWRLRRVAADVAFSPMQTIGSIGRAWPLVTTVHDLIYYRHPEPPRNLPAPVRLLWRLYHRAFWPQRLLLNGVDGVATVSETTRGLITEHRLTRRPVAVVPNAVTRLGEPVAHAAPPTRRLVYMGSFMPYKDVETLVRATALLPGHELHLCSRVDPATREWLARVAPGASVVFHDGVSDAEYADLLRSATALVHASHDEGFGIPLLEAMSLGVPVVVSDIPIFREVGGDAAVTFPVGDADALARAVRSLEGEWAARSRASRQQAARFSWRASAERLGAFLEEVVARAGRRVS is encoded by the coding sequence GTGCGGGTGCTGTTCGACTGCCGCTACGTGCGGCACGAGCGCCACGACGGGATCTCGCGCTTCTCGGCCGAGCTCGTCGCCGAGCTCGCGCGCGACCACGACGTCACGATGCTCGTGAGCGACCGGCGCCAGCTCGCGATGCTGCCGCCGCTGCCGCACGTGCTCGGACCGTCGCCGACCGGCCCGCTCGAGCCGCTCACCGCGTGGCGCCTGCGCCGCGTGGCCGCCGACGTCGCGTTCTCGCCCATGCAGACGATCGGCTCGATCGGCCGCGCCTGGCCGCTCGTGACGACCGTGCACGACCTCATCTACTACCGCCACCCCGAGCCGCCGCGGAACCTGCCGGCACCCGTGCGGCTGCTGTGGCGGCTGTACCACCGCGCGTTCTGGCCGCAGCGGCTGCTGCTGAACGGGGTCGACGGCGTCGCGACGGTCTCCGAGACCACGCGCGGGCTCATCACCGAGCACCGGCTGACGCGACGGCCCGTCGCGGTCGTGCCCAACGCCGTCACGCGCCTCGGGGAGCCCGTCGCGCACGCGGCCCCGCCTACGCGCCGGCTCGTCTACATGGGCTCGTTCATGCCCTACAAGGACGTCGAGACGCTCGTGCGGGCGACCGCCCTGCTGCCGGGCCACGAGCTGCACCTGTGCAGCCGGGTCGACCCCGCGACGCGAGAGTGGCTCGCACGGGTCGCGCCGGGCGCATCCGTCGTCTTCCACGACGGCGTCTCGGACGCCGAGTACGCCGACCTGCTGCGCAGCGCGACCGCGCTCGTCCACGCCTCGCACGACGAGGGCTTCGGCATCCCGCTGCTCGAGGCGATGAGCCTCGGCGTGCCCGTCGTCGTGAGCGACATCCCGATCTTCCGCGAGGTGGGGGGCGACGCCGCCGTGACGTTCCCCGTGGGCGATGCGGATGCGCTCGCGCGCGCCGTGCGATCGCTCGAGGGGGAGTGGGCGGCCCGGTCGCGCGCCTCGAGGCAGCAGGCCGCGCGCTTCAGCTGGCGCGCGTCGGCCGAGCGGCTGGGGGCGTTCCTCGAGGAGGTCGTCGCGAGGGCGGGGCGCAGGGTCTCGTGA
- a CDS encoding alpha/beta fold hydrolase has translation MPEEPAPIASPYRALLEALPQRRREVDVAGTRTALVEYGAPDAPPIVFVHGFRGDHHGLEPVAAHLPGMRILIPDLPGFGASDALPRATIEAYAAWLRALVAAEAPGAPVLGHSFGSIVVAHAAASGLDASRIVLVNPIATPALSGVNRVGSLLALAYYRAAAALPERAGLALLGAPPIVRGMSAFMAKTRDRALLRWIHDQHDRYFSRYASRASVLEAFDASIRHTVGEVAERVAQPVQLIAADRDDITPLAQQHRLRTRFPDARLSVLTGVGHLVHYERPREAAAIIRRFLAEAG, from the coding sequence GTGCCTGAGGAACCCGCCCCGATCGCGTCGCCCTACCGCGCGCTGCTCGAGGCGCTCCCGCAGCGCCGCCGGGAGGTCGACGTCGCCGGCACGCGCACCGCGCTCGTCGAGTACGGCGCGCCGGATGCGCCGCCGATCGTCTTCGTGCACGGCTTCCGCGGCGACCACCACGGGCTCGAGCCCGTCGCCGCCCACCTGCCCGGCATGCGCATCCTCATCCCCGACCTCCCCGGCTTCGGCGCCTCGGATGCGCTGCCGCGCGCGACGATCGAGGCGTACGCCGCGTGGCTGCGGGCGCTCGTCGCCGCGGAGGCGCCCGGCGCGCCGGTGCTCGGCCACTCGTTCGGCTCGATCGTCGTCGCGCACGCGGCCGCGAGCGGGCTCGACGCGAGCCGGATCGTGCTCGTCAACCCCATCGCGACGCCAGCGCTTTCCGGCGTCAACCGCGTCGGGTCGCTGCTCGCGCTCGCCTACTACCGCGCCGCCGCGGCGCTCCCGGAGCGCGCGGGGCTCGCGCTGCTCGGTGCACCGCCGATCGTGCGCGGCATGAGCGCCTTCATGGCGAAGACGCGCGACCGAGCGCTGCTGCGCTGGATCCACGACCAGCACGACCGCTACTTCTCGCGCTACGCGTCCCGCGCGTCCGTGCTCGAGGCCTTCGACGCCTCGATCCGCCACACCGTCGGCGAGGTCGCCGAGCGCGTCGCGCAGCCCGTGCAGCTCATCGCCGCCGACCGCGACGACATCACGCCGCTCGCGCAGCAGCACCGCTTGCGCACGCGCTTCCCCGACGCGCGGCTCTCGGTGCTCACCGGCGTCGGCCACCTCGTGCACTACGAGCGCCCGCGGGAGGCCGCGGCGATCATCCGCCGGTTCCTGGCGGAGGCGGGCTGA
- a CDS encoding exonuclease domain-containing protein: MTDTQLRRPILEVSASAPDRWIDRLVVFDLETTGVDPLEARIVTAYVGVLDASGSVVEERHWIVDPGVEIPEGSIAVHGITTERARAEGAEASASVCEIRDLLAGYLAQGLAVCAFNAAYDISLLDAECRRHGHEPLDARPVIDPMVLDRRLDRYRRGKRTLTVAAEVYGVELVDAHDASADAIAAGRIAQAMTARHPELRIDPISLHELTMRWADEQAADFEQFRRRTDPSFSAGRGWPLRR, encoded by the coding sequence ATGACCGACACGCAGCTGCGCCGCCCGATCCTCGAGGTGAGCGCCTCCGCGCCCGACCGCTGGATCGACCGGCTCGTGGTGTTCGACCTCGAGACGACGGGCGTCGACCCGCTCGAGGCGCGCATCGTCACCGCCTACGTCGGCGTGCTGGATGCGTCGGGCTCGGTCGTCGAGGAGCGCCACTGGATCGTCGACCCCGGCGTCGAGATCCCGGAGGGCTCGATCGCCGTGCACGGCATCACGACCGAGCGCGCGCGGGCCGAGGGCGCCGAGGCGTCGGCCTCGGTGTGCGAGATCCGCGACCTGCTCGCCGGCTACCTCGCGCAGGGCCTCGCGGTGTGCGCGTTCAACGCCGCCTACGACATCTCGCTGCTCGACGCCGAGTGCCGCCGCCACGGCCACGAGCCGCTCGATGCGCGCCCGGTCATCGACCCGATGGTGCTCGACCGCCGGCTCGACCGCTACCGCCGCGGCAAGCGCACGCTGACGGTCGCTGCCGAGGTCTACGGGGTCGAGCTCGTCGACGCGCACGACGCGAGCGCCGACGCGATCGCCGCGGGCCGGATCGCCCAGGCCATGACGGCGCGGCACCCCGAGCTGCGCATCGACCCGATCTCGCTGCACGAGCTCACGATGCGCTGGGCCGACGAGCAGGCGGCCGACTTCGAGCAGTTCCGGCGCCGCACCGACCCGTCGTTCAGCGCGGGCCGCGGCTGGCCGCTGAGGCGTTGA
- a CDS encoding type B 50S ribosomal protein L31 — protein MKTEIHPDYKPIVFRDLASGETFLTRSTVTSDKTIELDGETYPVIDVEISSASHPFYTGKQRIMDSAGRVEKFKNRYKGFGG, from the coding sequence ATGAAGACCGAGATCCACCCCGACTACAAGCCGATCGTGTTCCGCGACCTCGCCTCGGGCGAGACGTTCCTGACGCGCTCGACCGTGACGAGCGACAAGACGATCGAGCTCGACGGCGAGACCTACCCCGTCATCGACGTCGAGATCTCGTCGGCCTCGCACCCGTTCTACACGGGCAAGCAGCGCATCATGGACTCGGCCGGCCGCGTCGAGAAGTTCAAGAACCGCTACAAGGGCTTCGGCGGCTGA
- a CDS encoding ABC transporter ATP-binding protein yields the protein MASVLELSDVSFVRNGNRILDSITWTVGEADRWVILGPNGAGKSTILQLAAATTHPSSGTVDVLGERVGKVDVFDLRTRIGLAATGLARRIPAWERVGDVVLTAAYAVTGRWRERYESEDLERAAEVMDAWDLTELSTRTFGTLSDGERKRVQIARAVMTDPELMLLDEPAGSLDLGARESLLESLEEYASSSLAPAIVMVTHHVEEIPPGFTHALLLSAGRVTAAGPLAEVLTDDNLTTAFGVPLQVRHEDGRWRAQARR from the coding sequence ATGGCCAGCGTCCTCGAGCTCTCCGACGTGTCGTTCGTGCGGAACGGCAACCGCATCCTCGACTCCATCACCTGGACCGTCGGCGAGGCCGACCGCTGGGTGATCCTGGGGCCGAACGGCGCGGGCAAGTCGACCATCCTGCAGCTCGCCGCCGCCACGACCCACCCGTCGTCCGGCACCGTCGACGTGCTGGGGGAGCGGGTGGGGAAGGTCGACGTCTTCGACCTGCGCACGCGCATCGGCCTCGCCGCCACGGGCCTCGCCCGCCGCATCCCGGCGTGGGAGCGCGTCGGCGACGTCGTGCTCACCGCGGCCTACGCCGTCACGGGCCGCTGGCGCGAGCGGTACGAGTCGGAGGACCTCGAGCGCGCCGCCGAGGTCATGGACGCGTGGGACCTCACCGAGCTCTCCACCCGCACCTTCGGCACGCTCTCCGACGGCGAGCGCAAGCGCGTCCAGATCGCGCGCGCGGTGATGACCGACCCCGAGCTCATGCTGCTCGACGAGCCCGCCGGCAGCCTCGACCTCGGCGCGCGCGAGTCGCTCCTCGAGTCGCTCGAGGAGTACGCGTCGAGCTCCCTCGCCCCCGCGATCGTCATGGTGACGCACCACGTCGAGGAGATCCCGCCGGGCTTCACCCACGCGCTGCTGCTCTCGGCCGGACGCGTGACCGCGGCAGGCCCGCTCGCCGAGGTGCTCACCGACGACAACCTCACGACCGCGTTCGGCGTGCCCCTGCAGGTGCGCCACGAGGACGGCCGCTGGCGGGCCCAGGCTCGCCGCTGA
- the glgA gene encoding glycogen synthase, with protein sequence MRVDLLTKEYPPAVYGGAGVHVTELVRALRRSIEVQVRCFGAPRDEADVTAYDVPAELAEANAALQTLAVDLQIADAVAGTDLVHSHTWYANEAGRLAQQLHGVPHVVSAHSLEPLRPWKAEQLGGGYRISSDVERRAYEAADRVIAVSDGMRADILRSYPALDPERVVTVYNGIDLEAWAPNPDADRARALGLDPDHPSVVFVGRITRQKGLPHLLRAARELPEGVQLILCAGAPDTAEIMGEVRGLVEELQSTREGVVWIDDVLPRDDLRALLTHATTFVCPSVYEPLGIVNLEAMACGAPVVGSATGGIPEVVDDGVTGFLVPIDQVQDGTGTPTDPARYEADLADALTRMLADPEAARRMGAAGRERARERFDWGRIAEQTRGIYEAVLAERSA encoded by the coding sequence ATGCGCGTCGACCTGCTGACCAAGGAGTACCCGCCGGCCGTCTACGGCGGCGCCGGAGTGCACGTGACCGAGCTCGTGCGGGCGCTGCGGCGCTCGATCGAGGTGCAGGTGCGCTGCTTCGGCGCGCCTCGCGACGAGGCCGACGTCACGGCCTACGACGTGCCGGCCGAGCTCGCGGAGGCGAACGCCGCGCTGCAGACGCTCGCGGTCGACCTGCAGATCGCCGATGCCGTCGCCGGCACCGACCTCGTGCACTCCCACACCTGGTACGCGAACGAGGCCGGCCGCCTCGCGCAGCAGCTCCACGGTGTGCCGCACGTCGTGAGCGCGCACTCGCTCGAGCCGCTGCGCCCCTGGAAGGCCGAGCAGCTCGGCGGCGGCTACCGCATCTCGAGCGACGTCGAGCGGCGCGCCTACGAGGCCGCCGATCGCGTCATCGCGGTCTCCGACGGCATGCGCGCCGACATCCTGCGCAGCTACCCCGCGCTCGACCCCGAGCGGGTCGTCACGGTCTACAACGGCATCGACCTCGAGGCGTGGGCGCCGAACCCCGACGCCGACCGCGCGCGCGCCCTCGGGCTCGACCCCGACCATCCGTCGGTCGTCTTCGTCGGCCGCATCACGCGCCAGAAGGGCCTGCCGCACCTGCTGCGCGCCGCGCGCGAGCTGCCCGAGGGGGTGCAGCTCATCCTGTGCGCCGGCGCCCCCGACACGGCCGAGATCATGGGCGAGGTGCGCGGCCTCGTGGAGGAGCTGCAGTCGACGCGCGAGGGCGTCGTGTGGATCGACGACGTGCTGCCGCGCGACGACCTGCGCGCGCTCCTCACGCACGCGACGACCTTCGTCTGCCCGAGCGTGTACGAGCCGCTCGGCATCGTGAACCTCGAGGCCATGGCGTGCGGCGCGCCCGTCGTCGGCAGCGCGACCGGCGGCATCCCCGAGGTGGTCGACGACGGCGTCACGGGCTTCCTCGTGCCGATCGACCAGGTGCAGGACGGCACGGGCACGCCGACCGACCCCGCCCGCTACGAGGCCGACCTCGCCGACGCGCTCACGCGCATGCTCGCCGATCCCGAGGCGGCCCGCCGCATGGGCGCCGCGGGCCGGGAGCGCGCGCGCGAGCGCTTCGACTGGGGCCGCATCGCCGAGCAGACGCGCGGCATCTACGAGGCGGTGCTCGCCGAGCGCTCGGCATGA